One Clupea harengus chromosome 11, Ch_v2.0.2, whole genome shotgun sequence DNA window includes the following coding sequences:
- the si:dkeyp-69b9.6 gene encoding zinc finger protein 865 isoform X2 has protein sequence MFQFGKYNLDIIEMLSGHQAHQFKGLGLERQLQHQQQVQLHQHQLQQQQQQQAESSGALLSGLGLGPLQGSRSNAFSDSSSLFAKMSAPPPPLQQQSLSSSSQSSRKSSKMAGSSSSGYPQFLRSFHPSDALAQEQLHHGVGRFEHFAGGSGSSGSGLGGLVSSGPPPPPPLHPGLSVPQASPGPSSSSPSPSSSVANSINPPSSSAVTSLGHQLVGSQSDARSLHQQFSCMLAANQYFLSGVPANASLEQFLVQQGSHNHLGLGDSSSGLAPPPALHSAHSHSNPPQQQQPPQQQQLPPHTLSHPHSHHHHHHPLHSTSQSSSLGSFDFQGIPVLSSNQLASLMQQEAGLPLPLPLHLSLSKDDGKGDSGGGSGGGRRKKAMAGYMPQRKSDSHNNNNSSSNSHSASNPNSSSTSSGGLGQSSSSGLVGGGGGIGMAGHGGQPPSLLSSSSVVSSSSSSAPSSTSASVLVTNGSHLSKTLGSMGPPPQPEPEALYHCGECGKTFTHLSSLRRHLRCHELTTAGTAGSRNNNPNPVQLPAERGGDPHSTPPASAVVVVASSSCPSPDKTFQCSECGKGFKKKGHLIQHGVIHSGAKPFACSTCSRAFNRRESLTRHEKIHEDKPFRCPACGRCFRESTSLLNHAASGTCGKPGRPPRPRSPGSGSAMAGSYRSDGYNDDYKDQRSQSHPYSGPSSCGSGMTALRKAPLAPTLHPHPQSQSQQQHHHQPHLPLSSLLDDSEDDVTSSVNNAISAITAAAANCMSSDMNSGGNRGDDRRDIIGGLLGGLGLGPLGVSQSGPSSTSGIDKSYRGGVNSGGMGGLGPNQQIPGAKPKRPRKPRKKKEPGPGGEIIKRRQTSHRGINGNERPYLCSVCGRGFARRETLRRHDRIHTGEKPHHCTVCGKYFREAFHLSKHHTVHSGEKNYKCGLCGKDFGYAQSLKRHAKLHQKGELEEVPTTPGGENLNSYTNSGAMNQDRGQGNSSYYSYSQDVKPQGSHSQPPPRLYTCAICWKSFRHHFHLTAHHQTVHETGGEKLFSCEVCGKAFAYSNSLTRHRLSQHGLSRTGQTNSQGDTSGSGANNSVGGSVSESEAATNALLQLAPPGGAHGEQQAHGGVLHSHQPPPPQPQAGYSPLFYVPDTNTSHPSSSNASPYSHPLPSSSNIPPLSHQQSPTGVKGEPLYQTGAGHTMNTNPSGHPSFGMSPNEPHPLHHLHHHHHHSEDLQSHQHHQSFHSQDDLRKKKKKKKKKDDRLRGVYRWDERVGGEQIGREKVLRRKMLRRKRRAIHRRQRRFRKRMALLLRIRRGGSGRTTVCELAAVRGLKLQSLASLQNPLKRFPCPLCPRSTFSRRAALIVHRAAKHCPRASFPAERLKCNVCGKQSRKFLSFFIHRGSHLSKGTFSCKRCSSRFWNPSLLKRHKTSCRGKLAGLRRGRALHSKLAAGAVGKGGDGHSGQPYM, from the exons ATGTTCCAGTTTGGAAAATACAACTTGGACATCATAGAGATGCTGAGTGGACACCAGGCTCACCAGTTCAAGGGTCTTGGATTAGAACGACAGCTACAACATCAACAGCAAGTACAACTTCATCAGCATCAGttacagcaacaacagcagcagcaggcagaatCATCAGGAGCTCTTCTGTCTGGACTTGGCTTGGGACCTCTTCAGGGATCCCGGAGCAACGCATTCAGTGATTCCTCATCGCTTTTTGCCAAAATGAGTGCCCCTCCCCCACCTTTGCAGCAACAGTCTCTGTCTTCATCCTCGCAATCATCTCGAAAGTCTAGCAAAATGGCCGGAAGTAGCAGCAGTGGATACCCTCAGTTTTTGCGCTCATTTCACCCATCTGATGCTCTTGCCCAGGAGCAGCTGCATCATGGAGTGGGCCGCTTTGAACACTTTGCAGGAGGCAGTGGCAGTAGTGGAAGTGGGCTTGGAGGATTAGTGTCTTCTggaccaccaccccctcctccattGCATCCTGGACTCTCTGTTCCCCAAGCTTCACCAGGGccatcttcttcctctccatctccatcaagTTCAGTGGCAAACTCTATCAACCCCCCCAGCAGCAGTGCGGTGACCTCTTTAGGGCACCAGCTGGTTGGATCCCAGTCTGATGCCCGCAGCCTTCATCAACAGTTCAGCTGTATGCTAGCAGCCAATCAATACTTTTTATCTGGTGTTCCAGCAAACGCCAGTTTGGAGCAGTTCTTGGTCCAACAAGGCAGCCACAACCACCTTGGTCTTGGTGATTCAAGTTCTGGCCTGGCACCGCCTCCTGCTCTTCATTCCGCACATTCTCACTCCAACcccccacagcagcagcagccaccccAACAGCAGCAGTTGCCCcctcacactctgtcacacccTCActcccaccatcaccaccaccaccctcttcATTCAACCTCCCAATCCTCATCACTAGGTAGTTTTGACTTTCAAGGTATCCCAGTCCTGTCCtcaaaccagctagcttctcTAATGCAACAGGAAGCTGGTCTTCCTCTACCATTAccccttcatctgtctctctccaaggATGATGGGAAAGGggacagtggtggaggaagtggTGGAGGTAGGAGAAAGAAAGCTATGGCGGGATACATGCCACAAAGAAAATCTGatagtcacaacaacaataatagcAGCAGTAACAGCCACAGTGCTTCAAATCCTAATTCAAGTAGTACTAGTTCTGGTGGCCTCGGTCAGAGCTCATCCTCTGGCCTtgttggtgggggtggagggattGGGATGGCAGGTCATGGTGGacagcccccctccctcctctcttcctcgtctgtggtttcttcatcttcctcttcagcACCTTCATCAACATCAGCATCTGTTTTGGTGACAAATGGCTCACACCTCTCCAAGACTCTCGGATCCATGGGGCCGCCTCCTCAGCCTGAACCTGAGGCACTCTACCATTGTGGTGAATGTGGCAAAACCTTCACACATCTTTCAAGTCTGCGAAGACATCTACGCTGTCACGAATTGACCACTGCAGGAACAGCAGGCTCCAGAAATAATAATCCAAACCCTGTACAGCTCCCTGCAGAACGAGGAGGTGATCCTCATTCAACCCCGCCGGCTAgtgcagttgttgttgttgcttcatCCTCCTGTCCAAGTCCTGATAAGACTTTCCAATGTTCTGAGTGCGGGAAAGGATTCAAGAAAAAGGGGCATCTCATTCAGCATGGTGTGATACATTCAGGAGCAAAACCATTTGCTTGCTCAACATGCAGTCGTGCTTTCAACCGCCGAGAGTCTCTGACCCGCCATGAGAAGATCCATGAAGATAAACCGTTCCGTTGCCCTGCATGTGGACGCTGTTTCCGAGAGAGCACCTCTCTGTTGAACCATGCAGCCTCTGGCACGTGTGGAAAACCCGGAAGGCCTCCCAGACCACGGAGCCCTGGAAGCGGCAGTGCCATGGCTG GTTCTTACAGAAGTGATGGTTACAATGATGACTACAAAGATCAACGTTCTCAAAGCCACCCATATTCTGGGCCTTCCTCTTGTGGCAGTGGGATGACAGCCCTGAGGAAGGCGCCTCTAGCTCCAACTCTGCATCCACACCCCCAAAGCCAAAGCCAACAGCAACATCATCACCAgccacacctccctctctcctcccttctggATGACTCTGAAGATGATGTCACAAGTTCAGTCAATAATGCTATATCTGCCATCACCGCTGCTGCAGCCAACTGTATGAGCAGTGATATGAATAGTGGTGGAAATCGAGGAGATGACCGTAGAGACATAATTGGAGGGTTGCTTGGTGGCCTTGGTTTGGGCCCCCTTGGGGTCTCCCAAAGTGGTCCATCATCCACTTCGGGAATAGATAAATCATATAGGGGAGGTGTTAACTCAGGAGGCATGGGTGGTTTGGGCCCAAATCAGCAGATTCCAGGTGCCAAGCCCAAACGTCCACGGAAGCCCCGCAAGAAGAAGGAGCCTGGGCCAGGTGGAGAGATCATCAAGAGAAGGCAGACATCTCACAGGGGAATCAATGGAAATGAACGCCCATATCTGTGCAGTGTCTGTGGTCGAGGGTTTGCAAGGCGTGAGACGCTACGCAGACATGATCGCATACACACTGGTGAGAAACCTCATCACTGCACAGTCTGTGGTAAATATTTCAGAGAAGCCTTCCATCTGTCCAAGCACCACACAGTTCACTCTGGGGAGAAGAATTACAAATGCGGTCTTTGTGGAAAAGATTTTGGCTATGCGCAGAGCCTTAAAAGACATGCTAAGCTGCACCAAAAAGGGGAGTTGGAAGAGGTTCCCACAACTCCTGGTGGAGAGAACCTGAACAGCTACACAAATTCTGGGGCCATGAACCAAGATAGGGGTCAAGGGAACTCTTCCTATTATTCATATTCACAAGATGTGAAGCCTCAAGGGTCTCATAGTCAGCCTCCCCCTAGGTTGTACACATGTGCGATATGTTGGAAATCCTTCCGTCATCATTTTCACCTAACTGCACATCATCAAACAGTTCATGAAACTGGGGGAGAAAAGCTTTTttcctgtgaggtgtgtgggaaggcctttGCATATTCCAACAGCCTCACAAGGCACAGGCTCTCCCAGCATGGTTTGTCACGCACAGGCCAAACAAATTCACAAGGTGATACTAGTGGCTCTGGGGCCAATAACAGTGTAGGTGGTTCTGTCTCTGAGAGTGAGGCTGCTACAAATGCCTTGCTCCAACTTGCTCCCCCTGGTGGAGCACACGGGGAACAGCAGGCACATGGTGGTGTTCTCCATAGTCATCAGCCACCTCCGCCACAACCACAAGCGGGTTACTCCCCTTTGTTCTATGTCCCAGATACAAACACATCTCACCCCTCATCCTCCAATGCCTCCCCGTATTCTCATCCACTTCCCTCCAGTTCTAACATACCTCCCCTTAGCCATCAACAGTCACCAACAGGTGTGAAAGGAGAGCCTCTTTACCAGACAGGCGCAGGTCACACAATGAACACAAATCCTTCTGGACATCCCTCTTTTGGGATGTCCCCAAATGAACCCCATCCACTTCatcacctccatcaccatcaccaccattcTGAGGATCTGCAGTCTCATCAGCACCATCAGAGCTTTCACTCGCAAGATgacctgagaaaaaaaaaaaaaaaaaaaaaaaagaaggacgACCGATTGAGGGGAGTATACAGATGGGacgagagggtgggaggggagcAGATCGGGAGGGAGAAAGTTCTGAGGAGGAAAATGCtgaggagaaaaaggagagcgATTCACCGCCGGCAACGCCGCTTCAGGAAGCGCATGGCCCTACTCTTGAGGATTAGACGTGGAGGAAGCGGAAGAACCACAGTATGTGAACTAGCAGCTGTGCGGGGGTTAAAGCTTCAGAGTTTAGCGTCTTTACAAAACCCCCTCAAGCGTTTTCCTTGTCCCCTCTGCCCACGTTCAACCTTTTCACGACGTGCAGCCCTTATAGTCCATCGCGCAGCCAAGCACTGTCCCAGAGCCAGTTTCCCTGCCGAGCGTCTGAAATGCAATGTCTGTGGGAAACAGTCTCGGAAATTTTTGTCCTTCTTCATTCACAGGGGGTCTCACTTATCCAAGGGAACATTCTCTTGTAAACGTTGCTCTTCACGTTTCTGGAACCCCAGTCTCCTTAAGCGACATAAGACATCCTGTCGTGGAAAATTAGCAGGCTTACGCCGAGGAAGAGCACTTCATTCGAAATTAGCTGCAGGGGCAGTAGGTAAGGGAGGAGATGGCCATAGTGGCCAACCTTacatgtga
- the si:dkeyp-69b9.6 gene encoding zinc finger protein 865 isoform X1, with amino-acid sequence MFQFGKYNLDIIEMLSGHQAHQFKGLGLERQLQHQQQVQLHQHQLQQQQQQQAESSGALLSGLGLGPLQGSRSNAFSDSSSLFAKMSAPPPPLQQQSLSSSSQSSRKSSKMAGSSSSGYPQFLRSFHPSDALAQEQLHHGVGRFEHFAGGSGSSGSGLGGLVSSGPPPPPPLHPGLSVPQASPGPSSSSPSPSSSVANSINPPSSSAVTSLGHQLVGSQSDARSLHQQFSCMLAANQYFLSGVPANASLEQFLVQQGSHNHLGLGDSSSGLAPPPALHSAHSHSNPPQQQQPPQQQQLPPHTLSHPHSHHHHHHPLHSTSQSSSLGSFDFQGIPVLSSNQLASLMQQEAGLPLPLPLHLSLSKDDGKGDSGGGSGGGRRKKAMAGYMPQRKSDSHNNNNSSSNSHSASNPNSSSTSSGGLGQSSSSGLVGGGGGIGMAGHGGQPPSLLSSSSVVSSSSSSAPSSTSASVLVTNGSHLSKTLGSMGPPPQPEPEALYHCGECGKTFTHLSSLRRHLRCHELTTAGTAGSRNNNPNPVQLPAERGGDPHSTPPASAVVVVASSSCPSPDKTFQCSECGKGFKKKGHLIQHGVIHSGAKPFACSTCSRAFNRRESLTRHEKIHEDKPFRCPACGRCFRESTSLLNHAASGTCGKPGRPPRPRSPGSGSAMAGKSSKSGTASDGGMGISGVGSYRSDGYNDDYKDQRSQSHPYSGPSSCGSGMTALRKAPLAPTLHPHPQSQSQQQHHHQPHLPLSSLLDDSEDDVTSSVNNAISAITAAAANCMSSDMNSGGNRGDDRRDIIGGLLGGLGLGPLGVSQSGPSSTSGIDKSYRGGVNSGGMGGLGPNQQIPGAKPKRPRKPRKKKEPGPGGEIIKRRQTSHRGINGNERPYLCSVCGRGFARRETLRRHDRIHTGEKPHHCTVCGKYFREAFHLSKHHTVHSGEKNYKCGLCGKDFGYAQSLKRHAKLHQKGELEEVPTTPGGENLNSYTNSGAMNQDRGQGNSSYYSYSQDVKPQGSHSQPPPRLYTCAICWKSFRHHFHLTAHHQTVHETGGEKLFSCEVCGKAFAYSNSLTRHRLSQHGLSRTGQTNSQGDTSGSGANNSVGGSVSESEAATNALLQLAPPGGAHGEQQAHGGVLHSHQPPPPQPQAGYSPLFYVPDTNTSHPSSSNASPYSHPLPSSSNIPPLSHQQSPTGVKGEPLYQTGAGHTMNTNPSGHPSFGMSPNEPHPLHHLHHHHHHSEDLQSHQHHQSFHSQDDLRKKKKKKKKKDDRLRGVYRWDERVGGEQIGREKVLRRKMLRRKRRAIHRRQRRFRKRMALLLRIRRGGSGRTTVCELAAVRGLKLQSLASLQNPLKRFPCPLCPRSTFSRRAALIVHRAAKHCPRASFPAERLKCNVCGKQSRKFLSFFIHRGSHLSKGTFSCKRCSSRFWNPSLLKRHKTSCRGKLAGLRRGRALHSKLAAGAVGKGGDGHSGQPYM; translated from the exons ATGTTCCAGTTTGGAAAATACAACTTGGACATCATAGAGATGCTGAGTGGACACCAGGCTCACCAGTTCAAGGGTCTTGGATTAGAACGACAGCTACAACATCAACAGCAAGTACAACTTCATCAGCATCAGttacagcaacaacagcagcagcaggcagaatCATCAGGAGCTCTTCTGTCTGGACTTGGCTTGGGACCTCTTCAGGGATCCCGGAGCAACGCATTCAGTGATTCCTCATCGCTTTTTGCCAAAATGAGTGCCCCTCCCCCACCTTTGCAGCAACAGTCTCTGTCTTCATCCTCGCAATCATCTCGAAAGTCTAGCAAAATGGCCGGAAGTAGCAGCAGTGGATACCCTCAGTTTTTGCGCTCATTTCACCCATCTGATGCTCTTGCCCAGGAGCAGCTGCATCATGGAGTGGGCCGCTTTGAACACTTTGCAGGAGGCAGTGGCAGTAGTGGAAGTGGGCTTGGAGGATTAGTGTCTTCTggaccaccaccccctcctccattGCATCCTGGACTCTCTGTTCCCCAAGCTTCACCAGGGccatcttcttcctctccatctccatcaagTTCAGTGGCAAACTCTATCAACCCCCCCAGCAGCAGTGCGGTGACCTCTTTAGGGCACCAGCTGGTTGGATCCCAGTCTGATGCCCGCAGCCTTCATCAACAGTTCAGCTGTATGCTAGCAGCCAATCAATACTTTTTATCTGGTGTTCCAGCAAACGCCAGTTTGGAGCAGTTCTTGGTCCAACAAGGCAGCCACAACCACCTTGGTCTTGGTGATTCAAGTTCTGGCCTGGCACCGCCTCCTGCTCTTCATTCCGCACATTCTCACTCCAACcccccacagcagcagcagccaccccAACAGCAGCAGTTGCCCcctcacactctgtcacacccTCActcccaccatcaccaccaccaccctcttcATTCAACCTCCCAATCCTCATCACTAGGTAGTTTTGACTTTCAAGGTATCCCAGTCCTGTCCtcaaaccagctagcttctcTAATGCAACAGGAAGCTGGTCTTCCTCTACCATTAccccttcatctgtctctctccaaggATGATGGGAAAGGggacagtggtggaggaagtggTGGAGGTAGGAGAAAGAAAGCTATGGCGGGATACATGCCACAAAGAAAATCTGatagtcacaacaacaataatagcAGCAGTAACAGCCACAGTGCTTCAAATCCTAATTCAAGTAGTACTAGTTCTGGTGGCCTCGGTCAGAGCTCATCCTCTGGCCTtgttggtgggggtggagggattGGGATGGCAGGTCATGGTGGacagcccccctccctcctctcttcctcgtctgtggtttcttcatcttcctcttcagcACCTTCATCAACATCAGCATCTGTTTTGGTGACAAATGGCTCACACCTCTCCAAGACTCTCGGATCCATGGGGCCGCCTCCTCAGCCTGAACCTGAGGCACTCTACCATTGTGGTGAATGTGGCAAAACCTTCACACATCTTTCAAGTCTGCGAAGACATCTACGCTGTCACGAATTGACCACTGCAGGAACAGCAGGCTCCAGAAATAATAATCCAAACCCTGTACAGCTCCCTGCAGAACGAGGAGGTGATCCTCATTCAACCCCGCCGGCTAgtgcagttgttgttgttgcttcatCCTCCTGTCCAAGTCCTGATAAGACTTTCCAATGTTCTGAGTGCGGGAAAGGATTCAAGAAAAAGGGGCATCTCATTCAGCATGGTGTGATACATTCAGGAGCAAAACCATTTGCTTGCTCAACATGCAGTCGTGCTTTCAACCGCCGAGAGTCTCTGACCCGCCATGAGAAGATCCATGAAGATAAACCGTTCCGTTGCCCTGCATGTGGACGCTGTTTCCGAGAGAGCACCTCTCTGTTGAACCATGCAGCCTCTGGCACGTGTGGAAAACCCGGAAGGCCTCCCAGACCACGGAGCCCTGGAAGCGGCAGTGCCATGGCTGGTAAAAGCAGTAAGAGTGGCACAGCCAGTGACGGAGGGATGGGTATCAGTGGCGTAG GTTCTTACAGAAGTGATGGTTACAATGATGACTACAAAGATCAACGTTCTCAAAGCCACCCATATTCTGGGCCTTCCTCTTGTGGCAGTGGGATGACAGCCCTGAGGAAGGCGCCTCTAGCTCCAACTCTGCATCCACACCCCCAAAGCCAAAGCCAACAGCAACATCATCACCAgccacacctccctctctcctcccttctggATGACTCTGAAGATGATGTCACAAGTTCAGTCAATAATGCTATATCTGCCATCACCGCTGCTGCAGCCAACTGTATGAGCAGTGATATGAATAGTGGTGGAAATCGAGGAGATGACCGTAGAGACATAATTGGAGGGTTGCTTGGTGGCCTTGGTTTGGGCCCCCTTGGGGTCTCCCAAAGTGGTCCATCATCCACTTCGGGAATAGATAAATCATATAGGGGAGGTGTTAACTCAGGAGGCATGGGTGGTTTGGGCCCAAATCAGCAGATTCCAGGTGCCAAGCCCAAACGTCCACGGAAGCCCCGCAAGAAGAAGGAGCCTGGGCCAGGTGGAGAGATCATCAAGAGAAGGCAGACATCTCACAGGGGAATCAATGGAAATGAACGCCCATATCTGTGCAGTGTCTGTGGTCGAGGGTTTGCAAGGCGTGAGACGCTACGCAGACATGATCGCATACACACTGGTGAGAAACCTCATCACTGCACAGTCTGTGGTAAATATTTCAGAGAAGCCTTCCATCTGTCCAAGCACCACACAGTTCACTCTGGGGAGAAGAATTACAAATGCGGTCTTTGTGGAAAAGATTTTGGCTATGCGCAGAGCCTTAAAAGACATGCTAAGCTGCACCAAAAAGGGGAGTTGGAAGAGGTTCCCACAACTCCTGGTGGAGAGAACCTGAACAGCTACACAAATTCTGGGGCCATGAACCAAGATAGGGGTCAAGGGAACTCTTCCTATTATTCATATTCACAAGATGTGAAGCCTCAAGGGTCTCATAGTCAGCCTCCCCCTAGGTTGTACACATGTGCGATATGTTGGAAATCCTTCCGTCATCATTTTCACCTAACTGCACATCATCAAACAGTTCATGAAACTGGGGGAGAAAAGCTTTTttcctgtgaggtgtgtgggaaggcctttGCATATTCCAACAGCCTCACAAGGCACAGGCTCTCCCAGCATGGTTTGTCACGCACAGGCCAAACAAATTCACAAGGTGATACTAGTGGCTCTGGGGCCAATAACAGTGTAGGTGGTTCTGTCTCTGAGAGTGAGGCTGCTACAAATGCCTTGCTCCAACTTGCTCCCCCTGGTGGAGCACACGGGGAACAGCAGGCACATGGTGGTGTTCTCCATAGTCATCAGCCACCTCCGCCACAACCACAAGCGGGTTACTCCCCTTTGTTCTATGTCCCAGATACAAACACATCTCACCCCTCATCCTCCAATGCCTCCCCGTATTCTCATCCACTTCCCTCCAGTTCTAACATACCTCCCCTTAGCCATCAACAGTCACCAACAGGTGTGAAAGGAGAGCCTCTTTACCAGACAGGCGCAGGTCACACAATGAACACAAATCCTTCTGGACATCCCTCTTTTGGGATGTCCCCAAATGAACCCCATCCACTTCatcacctccatcaccatcaccaccattcTGAGGATCTGCAGTCTCATCAGCACCATCAGAGCTTTCACTCGCAAGATgacctgagaaaaaaaaaaaaaaaaaaaaaaaagaaggacgACCGATTGAGGGGAGTATACAGATGGGacgagagggtgggaggggagcAGATCGGGAGGGAGAAAGTTCTGAGGAGGAAAATGCtgaggagaaaaaggagagcgATTCACCGCCGGCAACGCCGCTTCAGGAAGCGCATGGCCCTACTCTTGAGGATTAGACGTGGAGGAAGCGGAAGAACCACAGTATGTGAACTAGCAGCTGTGCGGGGGTTAAAGCTTCAGAGTTTAGCGTCTTTACAAAACCCCCTCAAGCGTTTTCCTTGTCCCCTCTGCCCACGTTCAACCTTTTCACGACGTGCAGCCCTTATAGTCCATCGCGCAGCCAAGCACTGTCCCAGAGCCAGTTTCCCTGCCGAGCGTCTGAAATGCAATGTCTGTGGGAAACAGTCTCGGAAATTTTTGTCCTTCTTCATTCACAGGGGGTCTCACTTATCCAAGGGAACATTCTCTTGTAAACGTTGCTCTTCACGTTTCTGGAACCCCAGTCTCCTTAAGCGACATAAGACATCCTGTCGTGGAAAATTAGCAGGCTTACGCCGAGGAAGAGCACTTCATTCGAAATTAGCTGCAGGGGCAGTAGGTAAGGGAGGAGATGGCCATAGTGGCCAACCTTacatgtga